Part of the Sinorhizobium sp. BG8 genome, TCGCGACCGTTTTGAGCCCCAGTTCGTTTGCCGCGCGAAAAACGCGGATCGCAATCTCGGACCGGTTGGCAACTAGGATCTTGGATATAGGCAAGTCGAACTCCTCATGACTTGAACGCGGCTATGCTGCACGTGCGAAAGAAATCATCAATGCCTCATAAAGAAAAGCGCAAATTCCGGCAAAGCGGCCGAAAAATTCCCGCCGTCAGGAAACAAGGCCGAGACGGAACGACAATGCGACCGTGTGGTGCCGGTTCTTGGCTTTCAGCTTTTCCTGTATCCCGTTCATATACCAATCGACGGTGTGCGTGGAAATACTGAGAACCCGTGCGATCTCGTTGGAGGTCATGCCGTCGGCAAGATAGGTGAGCGCTTCCATTTCCCGCCGCGTCAGCTGAATGTCGAAGTCTGCCGCGAATTGCTCGTAGGTTTCGGGGCTCGACGCGGAAAGCAGCTTCCAGAACAGGCGCTTCGCGATGCTGTCGAACATGCCCATCTCCGCGGGGTGCAGGTCGACAGGCTTGCCTCCGAGCGTCAGGTTGCCTAGGAGCCCCCGTCGTCCGTGGACGGGGAAGATGTATCCGTCCTCGAGCCCGTGGCTGCGTGCATCGACCATCATCCGCTCCATGCGCGAGCGCATTGGACCGGACCGGTAGGGTGCAATGGTATCGCGCCAGCGAAAGCCCATGCGGGCATGTCCGAGGTAGCGGATCGTTGGATCGGTCAGAATGTACTTCTTCTGGATATAGATTTCCGGCCAATGCTTTGGCCAGCG contains:
- a CDS encoding LuxR family transcriptional regulator, which produces MKINVLVQYLALLDEVCNRDEAVAEFERLLAIYGFDYYGIVRQPKPNENPMSLVLAGRWPKHWPEIYIQKKYILTDPTIRYLGHARMGFRWRDTIAPYRSGPMRSRMERMMVDARSHGLEDGYIFPVHGRRGLLGNLTLGGKPVDLHPAEMGMFDSIAKRLFWKLLSASSPETYEQFAADFDIQLTRREMEALTYLADGMTSNEIARVLSISTHTVDWYMNGIQEKLKAKNRHHTVALSFRLGLVS